The DNA region GCGGCACCGCGGACTTCTCCGCTTTCGGGGCGAAACGCAAGCGGACGCCAGGCGCTGCGCGGCTGGCCGCGCCGATGAGTTCGGCCGCAAACACCTCGACAAATCCATCGTTGGCGCGGATCGTAAACGTGCGCCGGAGGGAGGCGATCCCGTCTTCGGTGACCGCCGGGCGGAGAACGCTTCGCGTGTCCTGGAGCAGGCCGTGGGCGCGTTCGCGCAGAGCTTCGGCGTGCGGCGTCAGCACCATACGCCTCCCGGCCCGGACCAGCAGTTCGTCCTGTGTGGCGGCGCGCAAGCGCGTCAGCGTGCGACTCATGGCCGACGCGCTGAGCCCCAGGCGCCGTGACGCGCCCGCGACGCTCGCTTCGGCCAGCAGGGCGTCAAGGGCAACGAGGAGGTTGAGGTCGGGTTCGTCCATGACCCATCGTATCGCGATCGGATCAGATAAGGCGTTTGGTGCAGGTATGGACTGACGGTCGCGCGTCTTCCGCCCCGGTTGCGTCGTCGCTACGTTGGGAGGACCGGCCCGGAGTGCGGGCCCCTCGTAACCGGAGTAGCTCATGCAAGCACCGTCCTCACAGAAAACCATTCTCCTGATTGGCGCGTCGCGCGGCCTCGGATTCGCGATGGTCGAGGAATACCTTGGGCGTGGCTGGCACGTCATCGCTACGGGGCGGGCCAGCTCAACCGGAAAGCTGCGTGAACTGGCAGCGTCGTCCGACGGCGCACTTGAAGTCGAGGTCCTCGATATGACCGTGGTCGAGGATGTCGCCGCCCTCAAGGCCCGACTGTCATCGCGGACGGTGGACGTGCTTTTCGTCAACGCGGGGGTGACCAACGATGACGCGGAGACGATAGCCGACGTGTCCACCGACGAGTTCATCCGCGTGATGGTCACCAATGCGCTCAGTCCCATGCGCGTGATCGAGTCCCTGCAGGATCTTGTGACGGTCGACGGGACGATCGGCGTCATGTCGTCAGGGCAGGGCAGCCTCACCAACAACACCAACGGCAATCACGAGGTTTACCGAGGCAGCAAGGCCGCACTCAACATGTTCATGCGCAGCTTCGCCGCACGTCACAAGGACGACCCGCGCACGCTCTTGCTCATGGCGCCGGGCTGGGTTCGCACCGACATGGGCGGCCCTGAGGCGCGTCTGACCATTCAGGAGAGCATTCCGAACCTGGTCGACACCATGACGACGTATGCGGGGCGCCAGGGGCTGCATTACCTCGACTATCTGGGGCGTGTCGTGCCCTGGTGAGCGGGCGAAGCAGCGCGACGCTCCGGTCAAGGTATCCCGCTCTAGCGTTAGATGCCCTTGCGAACCTCCTTTCGCGCGAGCATTTGCATCCGTATGCTCGGCGTTCTCCTGCGGGGGCGGGAGCTGATATCGACTGAAGGGTATTCATTCGTGAATGATTTGTCCGCACGCGCTCCAGATGCCATCCACGTCGTGCGCTCAGGGCCACCGGGTGCGTCGCCGATCGTGTTTCTTCACGCACTGGGGCTCGATCTCGGTATCTGGGATGCGCAGTTCGCGGAGTTCGCGGGCGATCGAGATGTCGTAGCGCTCGACCTTCCGGGTCACGGTCTGTCCGGCGCTCCCGACAGCGCGCCGACATTCGAGGCCATCGCGACGCAGGTGGCGGAGACGTTAGCCTCGCTGGATATCGCATCCGCCCATGTCGTCGGCATCTCGTTCGGTGGCATGGTCGCTCAGGCCCTGGCGATCGAGCAGCCATCGATGGTCCGGAGCCTGACACTCGTTGCCACATCCTGCACGTTCCCCGAGACGGTCAGGCAGATGCTGCGTGATCGTGCGCGCGCTACGCGTGACGGCGGCATGGCGATCATGGCAGAGGCGCATCTGGCGCGATGGTTCCCCGAAGCGTTTCGTGCACAACATCCCGAAGTGTCCGACCGGTTCCGGAAGCTGCTGCATAGACAAGACCCGAGCTTTCACGCTTCGCTATGGGATCTCGTTGCGACGCTCGACCTCAAAGACCGGCTGGCGGCACGATTCGCCGAGACGGCTATCCCATTGATGGTGATCGTGGGAGAAGACGACGCGAGTGCACCGTTTGCCGCGGGTCAGCTCATGTGCGATCAGGCATGCGATGCCGTTCTGCATGTCGTTCCGAAGTGCGGACATTTTCCGCCTGTCGAATATCCCGAGCGCTTCAATGCCTTTTTGCGTGAGTTTCTGCGCGACTAACATGTCGCCGACGCCACGTTAACGGCGGTCGCACGAATGGGAGTGAAGTCCCGTCACAGTACGGGCCATTGCGCCGGTCATGCGGTCCGCTTATCCGAAATAAGGCAGACATTCCTGCCTGCCATGCGCATGCTCTCGTTTCGTTAACGCAAGGAGATGCTTCATGGTGACAACGAATATTCAAACCGCTCGTTCCGCCGGCCGCCGCCGTATGCTGGCTTTGGTCCTTCCACTGGCCACGCTGGCGGCGGGTGTATGTGCAGCGCTTCCGGCTTACGCCGACGTGCCGACAATCGTGCAGAACAACACGGCCGGTGCCTTTGCCGATGATCAGGTCTACGTGACGATCCTGGGCAAGGATCCCGTCACGGGAAATCTTTCCTGGGTATCCGCCGACGGCCAGCTTGTGGCGGCCTCGGTGGGCGACAACGATGCGGACGGCCATTTGAGCAAGAATGGACAGAACTATCCGAATCATGGCTTCACCCTGGCTCAGGCGCAGAACCTGAAGCTGCCAAAAATGTCGTCAGGCCGCATCTACGTGTCGGTCGGTGAGCCGGTCTATCTGAAGATTCTTGTCGCGGCGGATGGCCTGACGGGTTTCGCCGGTCCCAATCCACAGAACCCGACCGACGCGAACAACGACGTCAAACTGGACTGGTACGAGTTCACCTATAACGACAGCGGTCTCTGGATCAACACCACGCAGGTCGACCAGTTCGGTTTTCCGCTCACGCTGAACGTCACCGGTGAAGGTGGATTTCAGAAGCGCGTCGGCATCGAGCAGTCGCGTGCTTCGATTTACGCGGCTTTCAAGGCCGAAGTCCCGCCGGAGTTCGTCTCCGAGGCGGACAGCGGCACGCGCATCCTGGCGCCCGGAAAGTCGACATTCGACACGGGGCAGCCCAACGAGCATTACTTCGACAGCTACATCGACCAGGCGTGGGCGGACTACAGCACGCGGCCGCTCGTGATCGATCTGTGGGGCGGCGCGCGTCGCTTCAGCGGGCAAGTGCAGGGAACCACGCTGGTTTTCAACGAGGTCGACCTTGGCAACGGTGCGTATGTCGGTGGTCAGTATCTGGTCCAGAAGCCGACGACGCAGGATGTCCTGGAGGCCAAGGGTAGCCTTGCGCAGGGCAACGACGCCGAGAAAGCGCTGGAAACGCAGATCTCCGCCGCGTTCAATCGGCACGTCATTTCCGACGTAAGCAAGTGGAGCGACCCGACTGCATGGTATCAGGCGGCGCCGGCCAACTATTACGCCAGGTTCTGGCACGACCATTCCATTGATCGGCTGGCGTACGGGTTCGCTTATGACGACGCGCAGGAGCAGAGCTCGACGGTGAATACCGCTGCGCCGACGCAGATTACGTTGGGCGTGGGCTGGTAAGCAGTTTGCTAACACGCTGATCGCGGCCTGGCTCGGGTAGGAGCCAGCCCTGCTGGCGACAGGGTGCTTGCCGCGACCTGCCATCGCCAACAGGTTTGGCTCCTACCCGAGCCAAGCCACTACCTGAGTTGTTGGCTTATATACAGTTAGACTGTACATATAACCTGTACGCATGCTACCGTGGGTGCATGGCCAAACCCTCGTCCACTCCCGATACCGCCCCCTCCGTGGCCCTCGCCGGTGACCTGCGCATCACGCTTGGCAAGCTCATCCGCCGGGTACGTGAGCAAACCCAGGCACACGACCTGACGGCCGCCCAGAAATCGGTGCTGCTCCGCCTTGAGCGCGACGGCCCGGCCACGGTGTCCGCTCTGGCCCGGGCCGAAAGCGTGCGCCCGCAGTCCATGCGGGTGACCGTGGGCACGCTGGAAACGATGAAAGCCGTGACGGGCACGCCGGATCCGACCGATGGGCGGCAAACGCTTATCGAGCTGACGGCGGGGTTTCGCAAGAAAGTCACCGAGGTCAGAGCCGCCAAGGAAGACTGGCTGTTTCGCGCGCTTGAGGCGCAGCTGTCGCCACAGGAACGTCGCGAATTGGCGGCCGCCGTGACACTGTTGCAGCGGCTGGCGGACTTCTGATGGCGCTTACGAAGCTTGATCCGCAGACGGCGCTGATCGTCGTCGACCTGCAAAAGGGCATTGTCGGCTCCGTGCTGGCCCATCCCATCGAGGATGTCATTGAACGCGCACGCGCGCTGCTCGCGGCATTCCGCCAGCGAGCCTTGCCTGTGGTGCTGGTGAACGTGGCAGGTGCCGCGCCCGGGCGTACGGAACGCCCACCTCGCATGACGACGAGGCCGCCTGGCTGGACCGATCTCATTCCGGAGCTGGATCAGCAACCCGGCGATATCGTCGTGACGAAGCGAACCTGGGGTGCTTTCGCCAGCACTCACCTCGAAAGCACATTACGAGTGCGCGGTGTGACCCAGATAGTCGTGGCCGGCGTGGCGACGGGGACCGGGGTCGAATCCACGGCGCGGCAGGCCTACGAGCAAGGCTTCAACGTCACCCTGGCGATCGACGCGATGACGGATGCACGGGCCGAAGCACACGAATACAGCATCAATCACGTTTTCCCACGGCTGGGCGAGACGGGAGCGACGAAGGAAATCATCGATCTACTCGATACGAGGAGTGTCTGACATGCCCTGGCAGCATCTGGTTTCGTTGTTTTTCGGGGGTGCATTTCTGTCCAATGCCGTGCCGCATTTTGTCGGCGGCGTGATGGGTGAGTCGTTCCAGAGTCCGTTCGCCAAGCCGCCGGGCAAGGGGCTGTCTTCTTCGACGGTGAACGTGGTGTGGGGTATTGCCAATCTGGTGATCGGCTACGTGCTGGTCTGCCGTACCGGCGACATCGACATGAAGAAGACGGTAGATGTCGTGGTTCTCGGTCTTGGCGTGCTCGTCATGAGCCTGCACTCGGCCCGGCACTTCGGGCAGTTTCACGGTGGCCGTGTGCCTGAGCGCTCGTGAGTGCCGCGATAACACGTGTTTTTCGTTCACTGAAAAGCCCTAACTACCGCATGTGGGCGGCCGGTGCGCTGGTGTCGAACATTGGAACGTGGATGCAGCGCACCGCCCAGGACTGGCTGGTTCTCGCGCAACTCACTCACCATGACGCCGCAGCGGTCGGTACCGTCATGGCGCTGCAGTTCGGACCGCAGTTGCTCCTGTTGCCGTGGACGGGTTTCGCCGCCGATCACTACGACCGCCGTACCCTGTTGATGGCGACACAGGCGACGATGGGTCTGCTCGCCCTGGCACTCGGGCTGATGACCGTGCTCGGCGTCGTGCAACTGTGGCACGTGTATTTGTTCGCTTTCGCCTCCGGCTGTGCCTCGGCTTTCGATGCCCCGGTACGCCAGACCTTCGTGGCCGACCTCGTGGGTGATGACGACTTGCCGAATGCTGTGGCGCTGAACTCGACCTCATTCAATGCGGCGCGCGTGATCGGGCCCGCCGTCGCGGGTCTGGTGATTGCATGGGTCGGTAGCGGCTGGGCGTTCCTGCTCAATGGCATCAGCTTCTTCGCGGTGCTGGGGTCGTTGTTTTTCCTTCACGTGGATGGCTTGCACGCGAGGACGCGTGCCGTACGCACCAAGGGCAGTCTTACCGATGGGCTGCGTTACGTGTGGGGCAGACCCGATCTCAAGGCGATTCTGGTCATGCTGTTCCTCATTGGAACGTTCGGTATGAACTTCCCGATCTTTATTTCGACGATGGCCGTCGGAGTGTTCCATACCGACGCGCGGGGTTATGGGCTTCTGTCGTCGATCATGGCTGTCGGCACGCTGGCCGGCGCCTTGCTGGCGGCCGGGCGCGACAAGCCGCGCTTTGCGTCGTTGCTGGTCGGTTCGGCGGTCTTCGGTCTGGGCTGCGCACTGGCCGCAGTGGCGCCGGGCTACTGGTTTTTCGCCGCGGCCCTTGTCGTCATCGGTGTGGCCGCCCTGACTTTCACCAATACGACCAACAGCCTCATGCAACTGACTACCGCCGCCGCGATGCGGGGCAGGGTCATGGCGCTGCGTCTGGGTATCGCGCTGGGCGGGACACCGATCGGGGCACCTATGGTCGGATGGGTGGCCAATCATATGGGGCCGCGCTGGGCGCTGGGCGTGGGGGCGGCTTCGGGGCTGATGGCCGCTGGCGTCGGGATTTATACGATGCTGTCTGACGCGCACCATGAAGCCAGCTTTCGCAGGTCTGGTTAAATATCTCAACTCAATCGGTCAGCGCCTTACTGCGTCACACGTCCTCCATACGGCGTGATCCCGGTCGCCTTTTCTCATTTCTACCCACGCATTTCCGGCAGCAGGCCACGTTGGTGCGCTGCGTCACAGTTGGCCCACATCCGTCGCAGCATGCTGGAGGCGTCCACTTCCCCCTGTGTGGACCGAGAGGCGCCGGCGCACGATGCGCTGGCGCCTTTCACTTTTCCGGGGGTTGATCGTCGGCCCCGCGTGGCTTTTGCACGGCATAAATGCTTCGTATATGATCCATATACGTTACGTATGCTCTGCAGAACCTCAGGAGGCTCCATGGGAATCGTCAACATCGACGACGACACACACGATCAGCTTCGCCGCGCCTGCACGGTTTCCGGCCGGTCGATCAATGCCCAGGCCAGTTTCTGGATCCGGATCGGTGCGCTCTGTGAGCTCAACCCGTCCCTCAGCTTCCAGGAGCTGGTGGCGAACGAGCTACGCGGGGCCGGGGTCCACGCCTTGCCGGTGAGGTCAGCGCGAGCGTGATCAAGACGAGCGAAGAAGTCGCCGTGATGGCGGAAGCGGGGCGTCTGCTTGCGTCCGTGTTCCACCATCTGGACCAGCTTCCGCTGGCAGGCAAAAGTACCCTCGAGATCAACGACCTCGTCGAGCGGATGATCGTCGACGACCTGCAATCCCGTCCCGCCAGCAAGGGCCAGTACGGCTTCGCTTACGTACTCAATGCTTCGATCGACAACGTGGTGTGCCATGGCGTGCCGGCCGCGGACGATGTGCTTCGCGACGGACAGATCGTCAATCTCGATATCACGCTCGAGAAGAACGGTTACATCGCTGATTCCAGCACCACCTATCTCGTGGGCGAAGCGTCCTACGCGGCACGACGCCTTGTCCGGGCGACCTATGAGGCCATGTGGAAGGGCATCGCGGAAGTCCGCCCGGGGGCGCATCTGGGGGACATCGGTCATGCCATCTCCCGCCACGCGCGGGACCATGGTTACAGCGTGGTGAAGGAATACTGCGGGCATGGCATCGGCCGGGAGATGCACGAGGATCCCCAGATCCTCCATTACGGCCGTCGCGGTACCGGCCTGGAGCTACGCGAGGGCATGGTGTTCACGATCGAGCCGATGTTGAATCAGGGCCGCTCCGCCATTCTCTCGCGCGACGGCGAATGGCCCGTGTATACGCGCGATGGCAGTCTTTCCGCCCAGTTCGAACATACGGTAGCGGTCACGCGAAAGGGCGTGCGGGTGCTGACACTTCGCCCGGGTGAAGTACCTCTGTGCCTGTTGGACGAGGCCTAACGCGCAGGGTGAGAGGCATCCATCAGCCGCGCCACGTCCCGGGCCAGACTCGTAAGCAACGCGGAGGTGTCGGTGACGGCCTCCGCCAGCGACATCGGCCGCGCGACCAGCGAGAACGCGGCAGTGAGGCCGTGTTTGTAGAGGTCCCGATAGCCTTCGCCGAGACTGCCGACCAGGGCCACCACCGGCACGTTCCGGCCCTTCGCCAGACGCGCGACACCGAACGGCACCTTGCCCCTCACCGTCTGGGCGTCCATACGGCCTTCGCCGGTGATGACGAGGTCAGCGCCATCGATGGCGTCTTCCAGGCCGTTCATCTCCGCAATCAGCGCCACGCCGGTGCGCAGCGTCGCCCGAAGCACGGCGAGCATCGCCCAGCCGGCTCCGCCAGCGGCACCTGCACCGGGCGTGCCGCTCCAGTCCTTGCCGGTTTGCACTGCGTGCACGGAAGCCAGTCGAGCCAACGCGGCGTTGAGCTGCGGTACCAATGCGGCATGGGCGCCTTTCTGCGGCCCGAACACCGCCGACGCACCCGACGCGCCGCACAGCGGGTTGTCGACGTCGCTCGCGATGATCAGCTCAACGTC from Luteibacter mycovicinus includes:
- a CDS encoding SDR family NAD(P)-dependent oxidoreductase, yielding MQAPSSQKTILLIGASRGLGFAMVEEYLGRGWHVIATGRASSTGKLRELAASSDGALEVEVLDMTVVEDVAALKARLSSRTVDVLFVNAGVTNDDAETIADVSTDEFIRVMVTNALSPMRVIESLQDLVTVDGTIGVMSSGQGSLTNNTNGNHEVYRGSKAALNMFMRSFAARHKDDPRTLLLMAPGWVRTDMGGPEARLTIQESIPNLVDTMTTYAGRQGLHYLDYLGRVVPW
- a CDS encoding alpha/beta fold hydrolase, with translation MNDLSARAPDAIHVVRSGPPGASPIVFLHALGLDLGIWDAQFAEFAGDRDVVALDLPGHGLSGAPDSAPTFEAIATQVAETLASLDIASAHVVGISFGGMVAQALAIEQPSMVRSLTLVATSCTFPETVRQMLRDRARATRDGGMAIMAEAHLARWFPEAFRAQHPEVSDRFRKLLHRQDPSFHASLWDLVATLDLKDRLAARFAETAIPLMVIVGEDDASAPFAAGQLMCDQACDAVLHVVPKCGHFPPVEYPERFNAFLREFLRD
- a CDS encoding glycoside hydrolase family 64 protein; this translates as MVTTNIQTARSAGRRRMLALVLPLATLAAGVCAALPAYADVPTIVQNNTAGAFADDQVYVTILGKDPVTGNLSWVSADGQLVAASVGDNDADGHLSKNGQNYPNHGFTLAQAQNLKLPKMSSGRIYVSVGEPVYLKILVAADGLTGFAGPNPQNPTDANNDVKLDWYEFTYNDSGLWINTTQVDQFGFPLTLNVTGEGGFQKRVGIEQSRASIYAAFKAEVPPEFVSEADSGTRILAPGKSTFDTGQPNEHYFDSYIDQAWADYSTRPLVIDLWGGARRFSGQVQGTTLVFNEVDLGNGAYVGGQYLVQKPTTQDVLEAKGSLAQGNDAEKALETQISAAFNRHVISDVSKWSDPTAWYQAAPANYYARFWHDHSIDRLAYGFAYDDAQEQSSTVNTAAPTQITLGVGW
- a CDS encoding MarR family winged helix-turn-helix transcriptional regulator, translating into MAKPSSTPDTAPSVALAGDLRITLGKLIRRVREQTQAHDLTAAQKSVLLRLERDGPATVSALARAESVRPQSMRVTVGTLETMKAVTGTPDPTDGRQTLIELTAGFRKKVTEVRAAKEDWLFRALEAQLSPQERRELAAAVTLLQRLADF
- a CDS encoding isochorismatase family protein; its protein translation is MALTKLDPQTALIVVDLQKGIVGSVLAHPIEDVIERARALLAAFRQRALPVVLVNVAGAAPGRTERPPRMTTRPPGWTDLIPELDQQPGDIVVTKRTWGAFASTHLESTLRVRGVTQIVVAGVATGTGVESTARQAYEQGFNVTLAIDAMTDARAEAHEYSINHVFPRLGETGATKEIIDLLDTRSV
- a CDS encoding MFS transporter → MWAAGALVSNIGTWMQRTAQDWLVLAQLTHHDAAAVGTVMALQFGPQLLLLPWTGFAADHYDRRTLLMATQATMGLLALALGLMTVLGVVQLWHVYLFAFASGCASAFDAPVRQTFVADLVGDDDLPNAVALNSTSFNAARVIGPAVAGLVIAWVGSGWAFLLNGISFFAVLGSLFFLHVDGLHARTRAVRTKGSLTDGLRYVWGRPDLKAILVMLFLIGTFGMNFPIFISTMAVGVFHTDARGYGLLSSIMAVGTLAGALLAAGRDKPRFASLLVGSAVFGLGCALAAVAPGYWFFAAALVVIGVAALTFTNTTNSLMQLTTAAAMRGRVMALRLGIALGGTPIGAPMVGWVANHMGPRWALGVGAASGLMAAGVGIYTMLSDAHHEASFRRSG
- a CDS encoding ParD-like family protein, which codes for MGIVNIDDDTHDQLRRACTVSGRSINAQASFWIRIGALCELNPSLSFQELVANELRGAGVHALPVRSARA
- the map gene encoding type I methionyl aminopeptidase — translated: MIKTSEEVAVMAEAGRLLASVFHHLDQLPLAGKSTLEINDLVERMIVDDLQSRPASKGQYGFAYVLNASIDNVVCHGVPAADDVLRDGQIVNLDITLEKNGYIADSSTTYLVGEASYAARRLVRATYEAMWKGIAEVRPGAHLGDIGHAISRHARDHGYSVVKEYCGHGIGREMHEDPQILHYGRRGTGLELREGMVFTIEPMLNQGRSAILSRDGEWPVYTRDGSLSAQFEHTVAVTRKGVRVLTLRPGEVPLCLLDEA
- a CDS encoding glycerate kinase, yielding MKIVIAPDSFKESLDALSVARAIRDGLADVWPGADYVLKPMADGGEGTVDAVIASTGTQRLSRKVRGPLGDLVDATWAWHADTRTATLEIAEASGLMRVPPDRRDAARADSYGTGELMRAALDHGARRIVVGLGGSATNDGGAGLLRALGVRFLDDTGSALPPGGLALGALHRLILDDLDPRLCDVELIIASDVDNPLCGASGASAVFGPQKGAHAALVPQLNAALARLASVHAVQTGKDWSGTPGAGAAGGAGWAMLAVLRATLRTGVALIAEMNGLEDAIDGADLVITGEGRMDAQTVRGKVPFGVARLAKGRNVPVVALVGSLGEGYRDLYKHGLTAAFSLVARPMSLAEAVTDTSALLTSLARDVARLMDASHPAR